A single window of Acinetobacter wuhouensis DNA harbors:
- a CDS encoding TonB-dependent receptor plug domain-containing protein: MEHIMSAIFQPTTLVGAIALAMGLSSTAFAETQSSDTTAQLSPIVVTATRSEESLKNVPVRLTVIDQKTIEQNPLLNVSDIIQRDPSVYIKQSGGMGQISEIALRGSKAVHTLVLKDGARLNSQNELGPLYPAFLDTTDVQQIEILKGPASVQYGSDAIGGVVQLLSKKPVKSGAEVTGIYGENNTYKAIAKADFVTEQGFYAQVGGQRLESDGTRIFESQPKNEKASYDQKGYNAKVGYSQENLIDASASISENKGTNIFSNDYIVNTAPREFENRVINAKVAYNILPDLILNAQYANVQDKQNVPSYGSQYNTENNQGDLNLKWKFTPQQNILVGATYNDANYQTNTITNNDQSVESTGYYLQHQFKNDLFDTQAGIRVEDNERFGTHTVGQGAVRYHFLPNASVYANIGSAFRSPTLNEMYSQWGGNDQLKPEESTSYELGFDYDLTSNISTNISAYHTKVKNLITSTCIATCDGDWVTTFPVYQNINIAKAKFTGGEAEVKWHQDDLFLSTAYAYVKTENEKDNTEIAYRPRQTLTLSTGLENGTYGVSAALIARAKAFADTNNTKRVPGYATVDLNAYWNATPNVKVFTNIQNVGDVEYREVRQSNKDWYINSGRQASVGVTFKY, encoded by the coding sequence ATGGAGCATATCATGTCTGCTATTTTTCAACCTACCACACTTGTAGGTGCTATCGCGCTTGCGATGGGGTTATCTTCTACTGCTTTTGCTGAAACTCAATCTTCTGATACGACAGCCCAATTGTCACCTATTGTTGTGACTGCCACTCGTTCGGAAGAAAGTTTAAAAAATGTTCCAGTCCGACTGACTGTAATTGATCAAAAAACCATTGAACAAAATCCTTTACTCAATGTTTCAGACATCATTCAGCGTGACCCATCTGTTTATATCAAACAAAGTGGTGGTATGGGTCAAATTTCTGAAATTGCACTCCGTGGATCAAAAGCTGTACATACATTGGTACTCAAAGATGGGGCGCGCCTAAATAGTCAAAATGAATTAGGTCCTTTATACCCTGCATTTTTAGATACAACTGATGTTCAACAAATCGAAATTCTAAAAGGTCCTGCCTCTGTTCAATATGGCAGTGATGCGATCGGTGGCGTGGTTCAACTTCTTTCAAAAAAACCTGTGAAATCTGGCGCAGAAGTGACTGGGATTTATGGTGAAAATAATACTTATAAAGCCATAGCAAAGGCAGACTTTGTTACAGAGCAAGGCTTCTACGCTCAAGTTGGTGGTCAGCGTTTAGAAAGTGATGGCACACGTATTTTTGAAAGCCAGCCTAAAAATGAAAAAGCCAGCTATGACCAAAAAGGCTACAATGCCAAAGTTGGTTATTCACAAGAAAACCTCATTGATGCGTCAGCTTCAATTAGCGAAAACAAAGGTACAAATATTTTTAGCAATGACTATATCGTTAACACTGCACCACGTGAGTTTGAGAACCGCGTGATCAATGCAAAAGTTGCTTATAATATTTTGCCTGATTTAATTTTGAATGCACAATATGCAAATGTTCAAGATAAACAAAATGTTCCATCATATGGCTCTCAATATAATACTGAAAATAATCAAGGTGACTTAAATTTAAAATGGAAATTTACGCCACAACAAAATATTTTAGTTGGTGCCACTTATAATGATGCAAATTATCAAACCAATACGATTACAAATAATGATCAAAGTGTAGAAAGCACAGGTTATTATTTACAACACCAATTTAAAAACGACTTGTTTGATACCCAAGCAGGTATTCGTGTAGAAGATAATGAACGTTTTGGTACGCATACCGTAGGACAAGGCGCTGTACGTTATCATTTCTTACCAAATGCCAGTGTATACGCCAACATTGGTAGTGCTTTCCGTTCACCAACCTTGAATGAAATGTATTCTCAATGGGGTGGTAATGACCAGTTAAAACCAGAAGAAAGCACATCATATGAGCTTGGATTTGACTACGATTTAACCTCAAATATCAGCACCAATATTTCTGCGTATCATACAAAGGTTAAAAATTTAATTACTTCTACCTGTATTGCAACATGTGATGGTGATTGGGTAACAACCTTCCCTGTCTACCAAAATATTAATATTGCTAAAGCCAAATTTACTGGTGGTGAAGCAGAAGTAAAATGGCATCAAGATGATTTATTCCTATCTACAGCCTATGCTTATGTAAAAACTGAGAATGAAAAAGACAATACTGAAATTGCTTATCGTCCTCGTCAAACACTAACACTGAGTACTGGTTTAGAAAATGGAACTTATGGTGTCAGTGCTGCCCTAATTGCGCGTGCGAAAGCATTTGCAGATACTAACAATACAAAACGAGTACCAGGCTATGCGACTGTTGATTTAAATGCGTATTGGAATGCAACGCCGAATGTAAAAGTGTTTACAAACATTCAAAACGTTGGTGATGTCGAATATCGTGAAGTACGTCAATCGAATAAAGATTGGTATATCAACTCAGGACGTCAAGCTTCTGTAGGCGTAACATTTAAATACTAA
- a CDS encoding cob(I)yrinic acid a,c-diamide adenosyltransferase — protein sequence MGHRLSKIYTRTGDAGTTGLGDGSRVAKDDLRIAALGDVDELNSIVGVLRSQIAMSTIEDKATWDKSLSLIQHWLFDLGGEVCIPNYNLLQPVCVEFLEQEIDRMNEDLPMLKDFILPAGTIVCSYTHQARAVCRRAERSLMTVHTRDQNIQATALQLLNRLSDWFFVASRTLQRAEGGSEVLWQKNINETI from the coding sequence ATGGGACATCGTTTAAGTAAAATTTACACACGTACAGGTGATGCAGGAACAACAGGGCTTGGTGATGGCTCACGTGTAGCCAAAGATGATCTACGCATTGCTGCACTTGGTGATGTTGATGAACTTAATTCGATTGTCGGTGTATTACGTTCACAAATTGCAATGAGTACAATTGAAGATAAAGCGACTTGGGATAAATCACTCAGCTTAATTCAACACTGGTTGTTCGATTTAGGCGGTGAAGTGTGTATTCCAAACTACAACCTACTACAACCTGTTTGCGTTGAGTTTCTTGAACAAGAAATTGACCGTATGAATGAAGACTTACCGATGCTGAAAGACTTCATTCTTCCAGCTGGAACAATTGTCTGTAGCTATACCCATCAAGCACGTGCTGTTTGCCGTCGTGCAGAACGTAGTTTAATGACCGTACATACACGTGACCAAAATATCCAAGCCACTGCATTGCAACTTCTCAATCGTTTATCTGATTGGTTCTTCGTTGCTTCACGTACATTACAACGCGCTGAAGGTGGTAGCGAGGTACTTTGGCAAAAGAATATTAATGAAACGATTTGA
- a CDS encoding glycerophosphodiester phosphodiesterase produces MRIIGHRGARGEAPENTLAGFQYIHDLGIRAVEFDVRQLKDDELIIMHDDNFLRTTGTDQKLYDLKSTELEAYNQANIWMDWEKQITPTLRQSLNIMQDFEHIEVEVKAVETEEHAEKLVIELEKQLKGFENTAVITSFDLKIHQALIQQNSHFKHGLLIEDDIQDKAIEQALALKCCQIGWMNQLATDQLLKATQDADLAISIWTVNDIERAKKLRDLGIDGLITDFPKMMQVALNQTK; encoded by the coding sequence ATGAGAATCATTGGTCATCGTGGCGCACGTGGGGAAGCCCCTGAAAATACTTTAGCAGGGTTCCAATACATCCATGACTTAGGCATTCGTGCAGTCGAGTTTGATGTACGACAGCTCAAAGATGATGAACTCATCATCATGCATGATGACAATTTTCTTCGAACTACGGGAACAGATCAAAAACTCTATGATCTAAAAAGCACAGAGCTCGAAGCCTACAACCAAGCCAATATTTGGATGGATTGGGAAAAACAAATCACACCAACTTTGCGTCAAAGCCTGAATATCATGCAAGACTTTGAACATATCGAGGTTGAAGTCAAAGCGGTTGAAACAGAAGAACACGCTGAAAAACTTGTTATTGAACTAGAAAAGCAGCTTAAAGGCTTTGAAAACACTGCTGTAATCACCAGTTTCGATCTAAAAATCCACCAAGCTTTGATTCAACAAAATAGTCATTTCAAACACGGTTTACTCATTGAAGATGACATTCAAGACAAAGCCATCGAACAAGCTTTAGCACTGAAATGTTGTCAAATTGGATGGATGAACCAATTAGCCACAGATCAACTACTCAAAGCAACACAAGATGCCGATTTAGCCATCAGTATTTGGACAGTAAACGATATTGAACGTGCAAAAAAATTACGTGATTTAGGAATTGATGGTTTGATCACCGATTTTCCTAAAATGATGCAAGTGGCACTGAATCAAACTAAATAA
- a CDS encoding protein adenylyltransferase SelO: MKFNPRYPSLNPKFYHEQMPAPLKGAKAGHFNVALADELQWSEQEKTEWVEICSGQKTFPEFHPLAMVYAGHQFGQWAGQLGDGRGLLIAQVLNKQGQTIDLHLKGAGSTPYSRMGDGRAVLRSVIREYLAGHALNALDVPSSNSVGFTTSEQGVQREKLELGAMMLRTSDCHIRLGHFEWINQYQPELLKEFTEKCIEWHYPECLETENPILAFATKVIQNTAVMIAKWQLVGFAHGVMNTDNLNIMGSTLDFGPYGFMERFRPNWINNHSDYNGRYTYQNQPSIAHWNLWNWLNNLIPLATPENKEQFKKDLADCLEHFEPTFLEHYTHGLCQKMGLPSFHKDSFDCAMAFLRILQSEQLDYTNSFIRLQNKQYEAIKDDCLDRRQFESFLSQFESIRENQDIDALDAEMPKANPIYILRNHMAQKAIELADRNDFSEVDRLFKLLSRPFTKQSELERAEDLAPLPSDDPEVMVSCSS, from the coding sequence ATGAAATTCAATCCTCGCTATCCATCTCTCAATCCAAAATTCTACCATGAACAAATGCCTGCCCCACTTAAAGGTGCAAAAGCAGGACATTTCAATGTAGCTTTAGCAGATGAGTTGCAATGGTCAGAACAAGAAAAAACTGAATGGGTTGAAATTTGTAGCGGGCAAAAAACCTTTCCCGAGTTTCACCCTTTGGCGATGGTCTATGCAGGACATCAATTTGGACAATGGGCAGGACAATTGGGGGATGGTCGTGGCTTACTCATCGCACAGGTTTTGAATAAACAAGGGCAAACCATTGATCTACACTTAAAAGGTGCAGGCTCGACTCCCTACTCTCGTATGGGTGATGGTCGCGCAGTTCTACGTTCTGTGATTCGTGAATATCTCGCAGGACATGCCCTCAATGCTTTAGACGTACCATCAAGTAATTCAGTAGGGTTTACAACTTCGGAACAAGGCGTACAACGTGAAAAGTTAGAACTTGGCGCAATGATGCTACGCACCTCAGACTGCCATATTCGTTTAGGACATTTTGAATGGATTAATCAGTATCAGCCTGAGTTACTCAAAGAATTCACTGAGAAATGTATTGAATGGCACTATCCAGAATGTTTGGAAACTGAGAATCCAATTTTAGCCTTTGCCACCAAAGTCATTCAAAACACCGCAGTGATGATTGCCAAATGGCAATTGGTTGGCTTCGCTCACGGCGTGATGAATACTGATAATTTAAATATTATGGGTTCAACACTGGACTTTGGACCTTACGGTTTTATGGAACGTTTCCGTCCAAATTGGATCAATAATCACAGTGATTATAATGGGCGTTATACCTACCAAAATCAACCAAGTATCGCACACTGGAATCTTTGGAATTGGTTGAATAATCTCATTCCACTGGCAACGCCCGAGAATAAAGAACAATTTAAAAAAGACCTTGCGGATTGCTTAGAACATTTTGAACCGACATTTTTAGAACATTACACGCATGGTTTATGTCAAAAAATGGGCTTACCTAGTTTTCACAAAGACAGTTTTGACTGCGCAATGGCATTTTTACGAATTTTGCAAAGCGAGCAATTAGACTACACCAACAGTTTTATTCGTTTGCAGAATAAACAATATGAAGCCATTAAAGATGATTGCCTTGACCGTAGACAGTTTGAAAGCTTCTTATCACAATTTGAAAGTATCCGAGAAAACCAAGATATTGACGCCTTAGATGCTGAAATGCCGAAAGCCAATCCCATCTATATTTTACGTAATCACATGGCACAAAAAGCGATTGAGCTGGCTGATCGCAATGATTTTTCAGAAGTCGATCGTTTATTTAAATTACTTAGTCGACCATTCACGAAGCAGTCTGAGTTAGAACGAGCGGAAGATTTAGCACCATTGCCAAGTGATGATCCTGAAGTGATGGTAAGTTGTTCGTCTTAA
- a CDS encoding DHCW motif cupin fold protein yields the protein MNLNNIPFGTTDWAEISTTRHEGEQGYALWRTQQFDNIRVRIVEYSENYLADHWCHKGHILLCLEGELHTELEDGRTFTLSAGMSYQVADNAEAHRSSTAHGAKLFIVD from the coding sequence ATGAATCTAAATAACATCCCTTTCGGCACAACCGATTGGGCAGAAATTTCAACTACTCGTCATGAGGGTGAACAAGGTTATGCACTATGGCGTACTCAGCAATTTGATAATATTCGCGTACGCATTGTCGAATATTCAGAAAATTATTTAGCAGACCATTGGTGCCATAAAGGACACATTCTGCTTTGCTTAGAGGGTGAGTTACATACTGAACTTGAAGATGGTCGAACTTTTACACTCAGCGCTGGCATGAGCTATCAAGTGGCAGACAATGCCGAGGCTCATCGCTCATCAACGGCACATGGAGCGAAGTTATTTATTGTAGATTAA
- a CDS encoding response regulator, producing the protein MKHIMLVEDEVELAQLVRDYLEAAGFEVSMFHDGQEAYDSYLQRKPSLMVLDLMVPRMDGLTICRKVREQTDLPIIMVTARTEEIDRVLGLNMGADDYVCKPFSPKELVARVQAVLRRLERKAEPEANDLFRIDKAQQRIWYQQKSLNLTPTEFRLLELFLEHLGQVYSRAQLLDHINPDSFDVADRVIDSHIKNLRRKISEAAETGNRHEWVQAVYGVGYRFEYPED; encoded by the coding sequence ATGAAGCATATCATGCTGGTAGAAGATGAAGTTGAACTTGCGCAGTTGGTGCGAGATTATCTAGAAGCAGCAGGCTTTGAGGTCAGTATGTTTCATGATGGTCAGGAAGCATATGACAGTTATTTACAGCGTAAACCAAGTTTGATGGTTTTGGATTTGATGGTACCTCGGATGGATGGTTTAACCATTTGCCGTAAAGTCCGTGAGCAAACAGACTTACCGATCATTATGGTGACTGCGCGAACTGAGGAAATTGATCGTGTATTGGGCTTAAATATGGGTGCAGATGATTATGTCTGTAAACCGTTTAGCCCTAAAGAATTGGTGGCGCGTGTTCAAGCGGTATTGCGTCGTTTAGAACGCAAGGCTGAACCTGAAGCCAATGATTTATTCCGTATCGATAAAGCACAACAACGTATCTGGTATCAACAAAAATCGTTGAATTTAACGCCAACTGAATTCCGTCTTTTAGAGCTTTTCCTCGAACATTTAGGTCAAGTCTATTCGCGTGCGCAACTTTTAGACCATATCAACCCAGACAGTTTTGATGTTGCAGACCGTGTTATTGATAGTCATATCAAGAACTTACGTCGTAAAATTTCGGAAGCAGCCGAAACTGGAAACCGCCATGAATGGGTACAAGCTGTTTACGGAGTAGGCTATCGCTTCGAGTATCCAGAAGATTAA
- the baeS gene encoding sensor histidine kinase efflux regulator BaeS, which produces MKIRRVPIALRLFLTVLLTTLLITTVSLGVLHWTMQKNFAKYVADVEMQKLDHLIENLAGVYGVYQDWGNAVQAQILQIEGEAAPDDYDKLSRWWLRRQYDISLQQKYFKEHTVVNSVVANANVGQGQLDQTELKILEENLPSQYQPFEGLRFPLSANQNLFRPPADRKNSSQNTSQNSSQPRPQSDNPPPKELPPPDTMRTTGDSQKGKKMFIAMPDRLGLSSRLSLYDVNHQFILGEPSSEQVSYRPITVNNKVVGYLGLKPVLDQDDALSINFFSNQTRYLVLIYILSFLTSLVAALLLATYFKQPIQRLLNATRELTKGNFQHQVTVKRNDELGDLSNEINELATILDQHETSRRQWVADTSHELKTPLAVLQAQIEAMQDGIRKPTPEHFEAMLRQVTSLKKLTQDLADLAQAEAQQLKCYFAEIDPWAVVLQEVENFKPKFEQADLKISATGEHVKLQLDIDRFKQIMVNLLGNSIRYTEAGGEVQVHTIQDADSWTVIVDDSPLGLSDEQIVRLGERFYRVDDSRTRSTGGTGLGLALSGKIAQALGGQLTFDHSPLGGLRCKLTFSKHTKV; this is translated from the coding sequence TTGAAAATACGCCGAGTCCCCATTGCACTACGCTTATTCCTCACAGTTTTATTAACGACCTTGTTAATTACAACTGTGAGTTTGGGGGTATTGCATTGGACGATGCAGAAGAATTTTGCCAAATATGTTGCAGATGTTGAGATGCAGAAACTCGATCATTTGATTGAAAATTTGGCAGGGGTTTATGGTGTTTATCAAGACTGGGGTAATGCTGTTCAAGCACAAATTTTACAAATCGAGGGTGAAGCAGCGCCTGATGATTACGATAAGCTTTCTCGTTGGTGGTTACGTCGTCAGTATGATATTTCGTTACAGCAAAAATATTTTAAAGAACATACAGTTGTTAATTCTGTTGTTGCCAATGCAAATGTCGGGCAGGGGCAACTTGATCAAACTGAGCTAAAAATACTTGAAGAAAATTTACCTTCACAATACCAGCCTTTTGAAGGTCTTCGATTCCCTTTAAGTGCCAATCAAAATTTATTTAGACCACCTGCGGATCGTAAGAACTCATCGCAGAATACATCACAAAATTCGTCACAGCCTCGCCCACAAAGTGATAATCCGCCACCTAAAGAGTTGCCGCCCCCTGATACCATGCGGACTACTGGTGATTCTCAAAAAGGCAAAAAAATGTTCATTGCCATGCCTGATCGTCTTGGATTAAGTTCACGACTTTCACTGTATGATGTCAATCATCAATTTATTTTGGGCGAACCATCGAGTGAGCAAGTATCTTACCGTCCGATCACAGTGAATAATAAAGTGGTGGGTTATTTAGGTTTAAAACCAGTTTTAGATCAAGATGATGCACTCAGTATTAACTTTTTTAGTAATCAAACGCGTTATTTGGTTCTCATTTATATTTTGAGCTTTTTGACTAGCTTGGTGGCGGCATTATTATTGGCAACCTATTTTAAACAGCCAATTCAACGTTTATTGAACGCAACAAGAGAATTAACCAAAGGCAATTTTCAACATCAAGTGACTGTAAAACGTAATGATGAATTGGGTGATTTATCCAATGAGATTAATGAATTAGCCACAATTCTTGATCAACATGAAACTTCGCGTCGTCAGTGGGTTGCAGATACTTCGCATGAATTAAAAACGCCATTGGCAGTATTGCAAGCACAGATTGAAGCGATGCAAGACGGAATTCGTAAACCAACACCTGAGCATTTTGAAGCGATGTTACGTCAAGTCACCAGTCTGAAAAAATTGACGCAGGATTTAGCCGATTTAGCGCAAGCTGAAGCACAGCAATTGAAATGTTATTTTGCTGAAATTGACCCTTGGGCTGTGGTTTTGCAAGAGGTTGAAAATTTTAAACCAAAGTTTGAACAGGCGGATTTAAAAATTTCAGCAACAGGTGAACATGTAAAATTACAATTAGATATAGATCGTTTTAAGCAAATTATGGTCAACTTGTTGGGTAATAGCATTCGCTACACTGAAGCAGGTGGAGAAGTTCAAGTGCATACTATTCAAGATGCAGATTCATGGACTGTGATCGTGGATGATAGTCCACTGGGCTTAAGTGATGAGCAGATTGTGCGTTTGGGTGAACGTTTCTATCGTGTGGATGATTCACGTACACGTAGTACAGGTGGAACAGGTTTAGGTTTGGCGTTATCGGGTAAAATTGCCCAAGCTTTAGGTGGTCAATTGACGTTTGATCATTCACCACTCGGTGGTTTGCGTTGCAAACTGACATTTTCAAAACATACAAAAGTTTAA
- a CDS encoding acyl-CoA desaturase yields MNAPLPKAPINWIGVFALVFLPIVAMIAIPLYAYHHDFSAAAWISLFVLLGLSSLGITAGYHRLWAHRAYEATLPLKIILMIMGTFAVQNSILFWASGHRTHHRHVDDVDQDPYSINNGFWFAHIGWMLRNYPSSEANYKNAPDLLNDKVVMFQDKYYIPLVIAVHAGILLPIGWAVGDMWGVLLLGGLLRLIFSHHVTFFINSLCHMWGKRPYTDENTARDNFILAIATWGEGYHNYHHIFQYDYRNGVKWWQYDPTKWLIWSCSKVGLAKNLRRIPSFNIKKAELAMKFKYAEQDLAIYGHDVNSDIAAMKQKVSQEYEAFTHTLNDWAALKEQEIQAKKAAVAEKIHQMDAKLKVDFQLVEQKLAFHRERLETLMRGIKKNVVS; encoded by the coding sequence ATGAATGCTCCCCTACCCAAAGCCCCAATAAACTGGATCGGTGTTTTTGCATTGGTATTTCTACCTATAGTTGCAATGATCGCGATCCCTTTATACGCCTATCATCATGATTTTAGTGCGGCAGCTTGGATTAGTTTATTCGTTTTACTCGGTCTCAGTAGTTTAGGTATTACTGCTGGTTATCATCGTTTATGGGCGCACCGTGCCTATGAGGCGACTTTACCACTCAAAATCATTTTGATGATTATGGGTACTTTTGCTGTACAAAACAGTATTTTATTCTGGGCTTCTGGTCACCGTACCCATCACCGTCATGTGGATGATGTCGATCAAGACCCGTATTCAATCAACAACGGTTTTTGGTTCGCACACATTGGTTGGATGTTACGTAACTATCCATCTTCTGAAGCCAACTATAAAAACGCACCAGATTTATTAAACGATAAAGTCGTGATGTTCCAAGACAAATACTACATTCCATTGGTCATTGCAGTTCATGCAGGCATTTTATTGCCAATCGGCTGGGCTGTAGGAGACATGTGGGGCGTATTATTATTGGGTGGCTTACTTCGCTTAATCTTTAGCCATCATGTGACGTTCTTCATCAACTCACTATGTCATATGTGGGGCAAGCGTCCTTATACAGATGAAAATACAGCACGTGATAACTTCATCCTTGCGATTGCAACTTGGGGCGAGGGCTATCATAACTATCACCATATTTTCCAATACGACTACCGTAATGGTGTGAAATGGTGGCAGTACGATCCGACAAAATGGCTCATCTGGTCATGCTCTAAAGTTGGTTTGGCAAAAAATCTTCGCCGTATTCCAAGCTTTAATATTAAAAAAGCTGAATTGGCAATGAAGTTTAAATATGCTGAACAAGATCTTGCGATCTATGGTCACGATGTGAACTCAGATATTGCAGCGATGAAGCAGAAAGTCTCTCAAGAATATGAAGCATTTACCCATACTTTAAATGATTGGGCTGCTTTAAAAGAGCAAGAAATTCAAGCTAAAAAAGCTGCTGTTGCTGAAAAAATTCATCAAATGGATGCCAAACTCAAAGTTGATTTCCAATTGGTTGAACAAAAACTTGCTTTCCACCGTGAGCGTTTAGAAACCTTAATGCGTGGTATTAAAAAGAACGTTGTTTCTTAA
- a CDS encoding L,D-transpeptidase family protein, with the protein MNKNFIFLIIVICLFSIAGTFAYQKYQKYLPTTQTEITVHNLSEQDIAQIRQNTPITEVKVYKTDRVVKLMHRSQIIQTYPMRLGFDPIGHKVKEGDGKTPEGQYILDWRNPKSAFYKSLHVSYPNAQDKAKAKQLGVSPGGDIMIHGSATTSQIEKLPSLMTYLPRNDWTWGCIAVRNVDMDEIWKLVDDGTLISIFP; encoded by the coding sequence ATGAATAAAAACTTTATCTTTCTCATTATCGTGATTTGCTTATTCAGCATTGCAGGTACGTTTGCCTATCAAAAATATCAGAAATACCTGCCGACAACTCAAACTGAAATTACAGTCCATAATTTATCAGAACAAGATATTGCGCAGATTCGCCAAAACACTCCGATTACAGAAGTTAAAGTCTATAAAACAGATCGTGTAGTCAAACTCATGCACCGGAGTCAAATTATTCAAACCTATCCAATGCGTTTAGGTTTTGATCCGATTGGGCATAAAGTCAAAGAAGGTGATGGCAAGACTCCTGAAGGACAATACATCTTGGATTGGCGCAATCCGAAAAGTGCATTTTATAAATCACTCCACGTCAGTTATCCAAATGCGCAGGATAAGGCAAAAGCCAAACAACTCGGTGTTTCCCCAGGGGGTGACATTATGATTCATGGCTCGGCGACGACTTCACAAATTGAAAAACTGCCTAGCCTCATGACCTATTTACCCCGAAATGACTGGACGTGGGGCTGCATTGCCGTTAGAAATGTAGATATGGACGAGATTTGGAAATTGGTCGATGATGGTACACTCATCAGTATTTTTCCATAA
- a CDS encoding porin family protein, whose product MNKNLIFLMLLPSFCFAEQSAKFSLNAELYSDPVSVHAFLNDWDSPRLEKGKNAFASGKMKLETQHDHWTMGWVWSYDYQLRFSEDMAKLYYQIKNDQLIDANSNYALELEAQHVDTVGARFGYDWDINSDWKIVTGLTALIGRHYVDGEFQAQGQTSNMPELMDRVKWLNGHLNYSYDEPALKEDELGWNGQTNKGYGYALDLGVKGKLAKNWDIAVQAEDIFSYLYWDNAPFTKYSIRYDQNSRPRMDLAGQLSKTKQYTQKLPYKISSEITYSRNDQPWSLSLTSFSNQYLTLVQMNGFWQYASLKYGVHIEPQTQSLGVSVQHKNFGLKYLTDDLATNDAHRFSTYLYAQYFW is encoded by the coding sequence ATGAATAAAAACCTAATATTTTTAATGCTTTTACCGTCATTCTGTTTTGCTGAACAATCAGCGAAATTTTCATTGAATGCCGAATTATATAGTGATCCTGTTTCTGTACATGCTTTTTTGAATGATTGGGATAGCCCACGTTTGGAAAAAGGAAAGAATGCTTTTGCTTCAGGTAAAATGAAACTTGAAACTCAGCATGATCATTGGACGATGGGATGGGTTTGGTCGTATGACTATCAATTACGGTTTAGTGAGGATATGGCGAAGCTATATTATCAAATCAAAAATGATCAGCTTATTGATGCAAATTCAAATTATGCTTTGGAGCTAGAAGCTCAACATGTCGATACTGTAGGTGCAAGATTTGGCTATGATTGGGATATAAACTCTGATTGGAAGATCGTGACAGGATTAACCGCTTTGATCGGTCGGCATTATGTAGATGGTGAGTTTCAAGCACAAGGTCAAACAAGCAACATGCCTGAACTGATGGATCGGGTTAAGTGGTTAAATGGTCATTTAAACTATAGTTATGATGAACCTGCATTAAAAGAAGATGAACTTGGTTGGAATGGTCAAACCAATAAAGGTTATGGTTATGCCTTAGATCTGGGGGTGAAGGGTAAATTAGCTAAAAATTGGGATATTGCTGTACAAGCAGAAGATATTTTCAGTTATTTATATTGGGACAATGCACCATTTACAAAATATAGTATTCGTTACGATCAGAATAGCCGTCCACGTATGGACTTGGCAGGACAATTAAGTAAGACCAAGCAATACACCCAGAAGTTACCTTATAAAATCAGTTCTGAAATTACTTATTCTCGTAATGATCAACCATGGAGTTTAAGCTTAACAAGTTTTTCAAATCAGTATCTTACTTTGGTACAGATGAATGGTTTTTGGCAGTATGCTTCACTCAAATATGGGGTACACATTGAACCACAGACTCAATCTTTAGGCGTGTCTGTACAGCATAAAAACTTTGGTTTGAAATATTTAACAGATGATTTAGCGACCAATGATGCGCATCGTTTTAGTACATATTTATATGCGCAATATTTTTGGTAA
- a CDS encoding MmcQ/YjbR family DNA-binding protein — MTGNDIQAFALKIAAQLAKAELDYPFGEDIHVYKIMGKVFMLVFDLNGKEMVNLKVQPEHGEMLRDVYESIHTGYHMNKRHWISIYEGEQITEELIEDLVQNSYALVVKTLTKAQKQVLAIHSQV, encoded by the coding sequence ATGACAGGCAATGATATTCAAGCGTTTGCTTTAAAAATAGCAGCACAATTAGCCAAAGCCGAGTTAGATTACCCTTTTGGCGAAGACATCCATGTGTATAAAATTATGGGCAAAGTCTTCATGCTGGTTTTTGATTTAAATGGCAAAGAAATGGTGAACCTCAAAGTACAACCTGAACATGGTGAAATGCTGAGAGATGTGTATGAATCTATCCATACAGGCTACCACATGAATAAACGACATTGGATCTCAATCTATGAGGGTGAACAAATCACAGAGGAACTGATCGAAGACCTTGTCCAAAACTCGTATGCTTTAGTCGTGAAAACTTTAACTAAAGCACAAAAACAAGTTTTAGCGATTCATAGCCAAGTTTAG